The sequence tttttttaagaatataataacaaaaatcaACTGAGGTCACTTGCATTTTAAAATCTGcataaattttcaaagaatttgTTCATCTCCTATAAACTCTTTTCGATTCCAACAACGACGATTCTAAATTGATTGAATTAGATAAAAAAGTACACCAACCTACATGGTCGAGATGATCATAAAATTTGGATTAATGGGAAAGAAAACGAATGTATAGTAAGAAAACTAAAAGCTCAACAATTCATTATTAAAATCCCAACCAAACAAATTTAAacttttttcatataaaaatttgtTGATTCACTATATGAAATCGAGTTTGTTTATACACAATATCTAGCTCAAATGATGTGCCTAAACCAAGAattccaaaatataattttaattttgaaatgatatatgattttttttaccatAAGCAAATAAAAGTAACAAAATTTCTAGCCTTTGAAATGATGTATTTGACCATAGGAAATTAACAATTTTTCTTCTGCACAGAAAAGGTAAGAAATCAGACAATTTTCTTAAATTCAAAGCCTACAATACTAAATACATTTCGATAATTTCATTAGACTCATTCCTAAAAACCACTGATGGAATTCACGGAATAAAGATTGTCAACCCAGTGAAACAAGGAGCCAAATACCGAAATTTTCTatacatataactagcatatCTATTATATCGAAATTATAcgatataccgaaatttcggtacggtatcggtatatattgttttataccgaaaaaaaccttacattttaaattttttttttataaatttattgttttaaaatattatatattttaaaaattttgtatattttttcggtatttcggtattccgatatataccgaaattttcaaattgcataccgttatcgtaccgaaaaattcggtattatTACCGTCCCGTACCGAAATCTTTGGTATACCGAAAAATCgataaattcggtattttttcggcACGAtaatgtcggtataccgaaattttcgatattttttctcaCCCCTAATTGTACCAGTGATAAAGAAAaggaattttcatatttttatgtgAATGACTTTATGCTTACATATTTTTGTTAGGTTCTATGCTGATTTCATTCTCACACATCcattaaattcgaaaatattaataagagttatatttatatttcatttcttgatatttatatttcatatataaattaatttgacgcatattttatatataaaagaaaatataaataacacaaaataaaGAACGAGACTCtcgtgtctatatatatatgtgtgtgtgtgaaatgtCAGTGCATATCATTTTCAGATACAATCATgtcttataaaataataaatgagtGTTTCACGAGGAATCTTTTCAATACTATAATAACATGCGTTTATTTCCGAGGTTTCTTCACAATTTTTGTCAAACGTTGCTGTGTTGTTCATCCCTGCAAGAAAGTGTCTTGAATCTTGGTTAATGGAAAGGTCAGCCATGGATAACTCCTCAACCAATAATCTCCACGTCGTTATGCTCTCCAGTCCCGAGGCGGGACACGTTGTCCCGATTATCGCCCTCGCCAACCGCCTTGCCGAACAACACCATGTCCGTTCCACCGTTCTTCTAGTCACAACCGGCGCACCCTCAGAATCCAAACTTATGAACCCTCCCAGGGAGAGGGGACTCGTCGAAATTATCTGGCTTCCTCCTGTTGATATTTCAAACCTCGTAGACCCTTCTACGAAGATGATGACGCAAATGTGCTTGATGATGCGGGAAGCTGTGCCCCTCGTCCGCTCCGCAATCGCCGCCATGGACCGCCTTCCGGACGCCCTCATCGTGGTTTATTTCGGGACTGACTCGCTTCAAATTGCGGCTGAGTTTAACATGCCCAAGTTCATCCTATGTACTTCTACTGCATGGTTTCTTGCTTTGTCTGTGTATTTCCCGATTCTTGACGAACAAATAAAGGGCTTGTTCGTTGATGAAACGAGGCACTTGAAAATTCCTGGTTGCAAACCGGTTCGACACGAGGACGCCGTGGACATGATGATGGACCGGGATGATCAACAGTATCACGAGTATCTAAGAATTGGGAGAGGGTTATCTTTATCTGATGGAATTTTGGTGAACAGTTGTGAAGATTTGGAAGCCAAAACCCTCCAAGCTTTCACGGAAAACGATGCTATGAAATCAGTATGTAAGTCTCCGGTTTATCCCATCGGTCCACTAACGAGACCCGTCGAATCGACCGGTTTACGAAGTGATTTGATGGATTGGTTAGACAAACAGCCCAATCATAGTGTTCTTTTTGTGTCATTTGGAAGCGGTGGGGTGCTATCGGCCGAGCAAACCACGGAGCTAGCTTGTGGATTGGAGCTGAGCCAACAGAGGTTTGTATGGGTGATCCGGCCACCGAagaaaggacatgtgaatgatGCGTTTTTCCCCGACAACATCGAAGGGACTGAAGATGACTATTTGCCAGAAGGGTTTTTGAACCGGACCAAAAATATCGGAATACTCGTGCCTACGTGGGGGCAACAGGTTGAAATCCTTGCGCATCCATCTATAGGAGGATTCATGTCGCACTGTGGATGGAACTCGACTTTAGAGAGCATAGTGAGTGGCGTGCCGATGATAGCTTGGCCGCTGTATGCCGAACAAAGGATGAACGCCACCTTTTTGGTGGAGGATCTCGGGGTGGCGGTGCGGCCGGAGGTGTTGCCGACGAAGAAAGTGGTGGGGAGGGAGGAGATAGAGAAGATGGTGAGGACTTTGATGGAGCACAAAGATGGGCAAGGAATGAGAGATAGGATGATGCAATTGAAAACTAGAGCTACAAATGGCCTAAACGAAGGTGGCTCGTCTCACACATCCATGCGCAAGATCCTGTCAATTATTGAGGCCAAAAAGAATGCCACGAATTAAGAATAATGATCCTGTCTTGTATGCTTTAATCTTATGATCCTATATTGTCACAGGGTTTGTGATGTTTGATCTAATAATTGTGTCgctgtaacttttaatttactTGCAAATCATGGACTAaaactttatattaattaagacCGCATTCTATTACGTtgaattaaaatcatacttttaagTTAAATATGGTCGAATTAAATAGTCTGTATACCAGCAAGCTTTTGTGGGTAATATGTCCTAGCAAAATAATTAACGAAGCCAAAATGGTGTAAATGGCCTACTTTAGGATTTATTCGATCAGATTAAATATAATCTCGTTAtaatatatctatattattatattaaacgGGTATCTTTTTTCCtgaataatttgttttatataCAAACACAAAAGTAATATGATAATcgtaaaaaataatgaaatgtcATAATATCTTGAATTGATCATATTTATATCATATGGGGACAACGTTGGGTAGCCTAATTATATTTGAGAGTGGCGCAGGGATGATAACTTCAACATGACGAGCAAAGGTTGAATGCCATCTTGTCGGTGGAGGAGCTTGTTGATCCCGACTGACTCGATGAATCTGAAGAGGTTGCGTTTTGATTGAAGTTGATCGTACTGCTGTAAAAACCTTCgtttatgaatttgaaatatatcataatGATTCAAAAATTAActatatgatatttgaaatcaattatCAAGTTAATTTAACCAAACATGtcaatgaattttttattatgaatttgaaatccctAACTTCAAATTCATCAATCTAAATGCAACATATAGAAATATTTGAGAGATGAATTTCGAATGACGCATGTGTAGCCAAATAAAAAAGCTAACTAAATTATGAAGATTCAAGCGAATGTTAGACAATAGAGATCAAAATTAGTTCAGTTGTCGGAAGTTTGTTTGGCGAACTAAGCACCTTCCCGTTGCGTGGGACATGTTGTGCAAACCGTTGGTTGATGAAGGCTTGAGACTCAAAAATTTGAAAGCATGGAACAAGGCTCTGATTGCTAAAACCCTTTGGAAAATACATTTCAGGAAAGAGAGCCTTTGGATTCGATGGATTAATCACATCTATAACATATTTGAGTGTGTTTGGAATTGGGGTTGGCATAAAGATGAATCACCACTTATcaaacatattttaaacatttgtGATGAGATGTTCGTTGCACGGGCTCTGTAGATGCTGCCACACATACACTGGATAATTGGTTTCGCACAAGCGCAAGACTAAATCGAGCCTACGATTTTTTCGTCCATTCAACAAGGAGATGGCCATGGAAGCCTCTCTTGAGTAGGTATTGTGTTCTTCCTAAGCACAGATTTGTACTATGAATGTTTGCCCATATGAAGCTTCTTACAAGAGACAGACTTCCGCATGTGACAGATAAATTGTGTATTCTATGTAACAGTACCGATGATGAATCTGTCCAACACCTCTTTTTTGAGTGCCCAATCTCGCTGTGCATTTGGAAGGAAATACGTAAATGGCTCGGCATGGTGAAGACTATGGGTTATCATACGACGATCTTGAAGGCTTTCAGAACAAATTATGGGGGAAATTCTATCCTATATATCTAAGATGAGAGTGACGGCATGTGCAGCTACTATCTATAACATTTGGAACATTCGGAATCGAGCCATTTTCGAGAATGAAAAACCAAATGTGGACGAGACTATCAAGAAGATACAGATTATGACTTTTCGTTGCATCCTTAATTCTAGTCATGTACTTGATGTATTGATGTAAATTTGAAGTTTAGTTGGTTACAATTTTATTATCTTTTTGGCATGTCTAATGTaattatattcacatttttacccCTTCTTTTAatgaatgttaaatttgttttttaaaaaaaaaaaaaaaagctaccCTGAGTGCAAAGCTAAGAGAGCTTGAATaagcaaaatgaaaattgtTAAGAGAACATACATTTGATACGTGGAGAATTGATCTATTTATAGATCTTGTTTTTGGCCTAAAACCTTTAATTATGAcctttaatatatttaagaaagATTTAAAGTCCAATTTAATTGATTctattgtttaaatattttaaaatatcatgatacccataaatacataataaatttgaaatctaaCACAAGTTCTATTAAATTGTATTActtcatttgaaattatatttaaactttatttaaaatttgttcaatcaaataattaaaaaaattaaaattaatagatATGTAATCGAGAATCTTAAATTTATCATTCGACCAACAACCGAATATCACATATTCAATTAGTCCACGCCAATTCGGAGGCATATAAGTTAATAATACTGCATTACtatttagggttttttttaaaaataatataaaataaaaaaaggtttattaaaatatggcaaaaaaaaaagttatatggAAATAGTACAATATGTGGAACACTGCTGCGGATTCCAtctgtttttcaaaaaaaataaataaaagcacTAGAGTGGCACGGATTCACGGATTcaccattaaaaaaataaataaaagtcacaTGGTGAATCCGTGCCAGACTGTCCCGGATTCAGAATCCGGGACAGTCTTTTGCGGACACTGACATGTCACTGTCCGTGTGAAATCCGTGTATAATCTGTGGCCACTTTTTCTCCGCGTGATctctttttttctataaattgcACTCAGTGTTCGACATTTTCTCATCGGCGCAAATATTTATTCATCAATCCTTCGGCACAAATATTCGACATTCTTCGTACTCAGATATATTTTTTCTTCGCTCCGTGTTATTTTTTGTTAGTtataatttttagaattttgCTGAGTATTAGAATTTGAGAGAATTCCGTCGAGTCTCAGTCgaatcttcttttttttttttgtatattgaatatttttttgtataatatttatgataatgtttttaatttattgCAGATATTAAAAATCGTTCGCTGATTAAATTACAAATTCCGTACAACCACGTTTGAAAAggtaatttcaatattttttttatattgtaattatgttatttatgttttattattataaataaaattgttttcggttgtattttaatattatgtataattttgttatatttaatatttttaatattaatatattataaaataactaATACGAATACTAATAATaaagtaataataaatataaattgttgatatgtgtaaaaaatttcaaagttcGTATTTAAAATGTaagtatattatattatttaaatatgagaaTAAGTTAATATTAACGACTTTTTCACTGTTTagtatattaattataataatgtaataaaataaagaaagaaaaaattaattgtaaaaTTAATGTATCACGCCTACTTGTAATTTTATTATGATGGTCTACATTATGTCATAGTTTTAATATATGTGTACgaaatacataattaaattttgttatgattgtatacattatgtCATATTTGTCGATGCAGATATGGATACTGTGAGGGCCTTACTTTACGTAGGAGGCTATGTCATTATTGAAGATGGTAGGGTTGGATATAGTATCCCAGCGACCAGGCCCATTAAAATCCCTCGGTCTACTACATTTTCCCAACTGGTGAATTTTGTGCATCGCAAGCTGGACATCGACCCATCAAAATTCTACATCAAATTGTCAACGAAATATTGTTATAGTTCGTTGTCTCGTTACATTGAAGAGCATGTCTATATCAGTGATGATGATAGTCTACAATTTATGTTTGAGTTGCCGACACTGGATTGCATATACTTGTATGTTGATTCATCGCCAGTGTTACATAATGTAAGTGATTACGATTTTGATGCATTCATGCCGGTGATAACGCAAGGTTTGGGAACAATAGGTTTAAATGAAGCGGGACCTTCTATGTATCACGTCGATGAACAGTCAGGTCAGCCATACTCTGGTATCGACACTGGTCCTTGGGATCACCATATCACGGCTAACGCTGAAGACGACTATGCATGGGGGATGAATAGAACACGAGAATGTGATTTTACCTCAGGGGGTTGGGATCATCATATCACGGTTCCACCAGGAGTTGATGTCGCATGGGGTTCTAGTAGAACAGGCCAattggatttaaattcattgGCTGATGAAGAGAATACCACAAATGTCAGACATTTTGATAGTTCTGCTGAGGCTGCAAATATTCCCGCCCCAATTACAGAACACATTGATGAACAAGATGACTTATTTGGGGACAGTTCACATCATGTCATGAGTAGCGATGATGATTTGTATACTACATCAATTGACGGAGAAGATAATGATCATGATGACAGTGCAAATGAAGGGACATCGGCGCGTGTGTTAATGTCTGGAGCAACAATGACAGAGAACATTCCTATTGCACCGGAGCAACATTTACGTGAAATTCCCCAATTTTTCAATGAAGTCTATGACGAACAAATTccagattc comes from Primulina huaijiensis isolate GDHJ02 chromosome 5, ASM1229523v2, whole genome shotgun sequence and encodes:
- the LOC140976266 gene encoding anthocyanidin 3-O-glucosyltransferase 5-like, coding for MERSAMDNSSTNNLHVVMLSSPEAGHVVPIIALANRLAEQHHVRSTVLLVTTGAPSESKLMNPPRERGLVEIIWLPPVDISNLVDPSTKMMTQMCLMMREAVPLVRSAIAAMDRLPDALIVVYFGTDSLQIAAEFNMPKFILCTSTAWFLALSVYFPILDEQIKGLFVDETRHLKIPGCKPVRHEDAVDMMMDRDDQQYHEYLRIGRGLSLSDGILVNSCEDLEAKTLQAFTENDAMKSVCKSPVYPIGPLTRPVESTGLRSDLMDWLDKQPNHSVLFVSFGSGGVLSAEQTTELACGLELSQQRFVWVIRPPKKGHVNDAFFPDNIEGTEDDYLPEGFLNRTKNIGILVPTWGQQVEILAHPSIGGFMSHCGWNSTLESIVSGVPMIAWPLYAEQRMNATFLVEDLGVAVRPEVLPTKKVVGREEIEKMVRTLMEHKDGQGMRDRMMQLKTRATNGLNEGGSSHTSMRKILSIIEAKKNATN